A genomic region of Phenylobacterium parvum contains the following coding sequences:
- a CDS encoding TonB-dependent receptor, whose protein sequence is MRTLMLGGVAALGLSILAPPPAVRAETYESFAESVEDTGPGALEEVIVTARRRSEAAQDIPVAVSVLTASRIEDAGVFTVGRLQQLAPSFQYFSSNPRNTTVNIRGLGVPFGLTSDGFEQGVGVYVDDVYFARAAAATFDFLDVAQVEVLRGPQGTLYGKNTTAGAINITTESPTFAFEAKGEVTLGDLEFRQVKAAVSGPLTETVAGRLALSSTARRGTIWNVRTQTWVNSQDNLGLRGQLLIRPRADLDILLAADYSAQDPECCAQIFVRTGATQRPLARQYAALAAVQGYAVPSTNAFDRITDVDASLSAGNIIGGASARVKWDVGPGTLTSVSAWRFWDWKPENDRDFLGLSIVRRSQNPSQQDQYQQELRYDGSSGDFDYVAGLFAFHQRIDTQGTEEQGANASRWTLTGALAANPAVLDGLVARNTQWLTNTSAALFGQVSWRATEALTLQPGLRINYDEKEGYYQRRVFDGQGNPVLFGQTDPIKVAQRGVYAPQESAPRFSDWNLSYDLTASYRINGDVLAYATYAKAFKTGGINQNGLPTDAAGNPILAAGTIRPEDVNHLEAGLKTRFPGLDAIVNLALFRTEIRDYQATVTNGQLGVLRGYLANAGRVRSQGAEIDASIAPTAFFSAYVNAAWTDASYVRFVDAPCPPELSGGTTAAAGQAPSPPGTPGGVSPANCDISGARLPGVSEWSFTFGAETRRPVALFGR, encoded by the coding sequence GTGCGTACTCTTATGTTGGGCGGCGTCGCCGCCCTGGGCCTGTCCATCCTGGCGCCGCCGCCAGCGGTCCGGGCGGAAACCTATGAATCTTTTGCAGAGTCTGTGGAGGACACCGGGCCCGGCGCCCTTGAGGAGGTGATCGTCACCGCCCGCCGACGGTCCGAAGCAGCCCAGGATATTCCTGTAGCGGTCTCGGTCCTGACCGCCTCCCGGATCGAGGATGCCGGCGTCTTTACGGTGGGCCGGCTCCAGCAGCTGGCGCCAAGCTTCCAGTATTTCTCGTCCAACCCCCGAAACACGACTGTCAACATTCGGGGTCTCGGGGTGCCCTTCGGCCTGACCAGCGACGGCTTCGAGCAGGGGGTCGGCGTCTATGTCGACGATGTCTATTTCGCCCGGGCGGCGGCGGCGACCTTCGACTTCCTCGATGTGGCCCAGGTGGAGGTCCTGCGCGGCCCGCAGGGGACCCTCTATGGCAAGAACACCACCGCCGGCGCCATCAACATCACGACGGAGTCGCCGACCTTCGCCTTCGAGGCCAAGGGGGAGGTCACCCTTGGCGACCTGGAGTTCCGGCAGGTGAAGGCGGCGGTCTCGGGACCCCTGACCGAGACTGTCGCGGGGCGTCTCGCCCTGTCCTCCACCGCCCGGCGCGGGACAATCTGGAACGTCAGGACGCAAACCTGGGTCAACAGCCAGGACAACCTGGGGCTTCGCGGCCAGCTCCTGATCCGCCCGAGGGCCGACCTCGATATCCTCCTCGCCGCGGACTACAGCGCCCAGGATCCTGAGTGCTGCGCCCAGATCTTCGTCCGGACGGGCGCCACCCAGCGCCCCCTGGCGCGCCAGTACGCCGCCCTGGCCGCCGTCCAGGGATACGCCGTTCCCAGCACCAACGCCTTCGACCGGATCACCGACGTCGACGCCAGCCTGAGCGCCGGCAACATCATCGGCGGGGCCTCGGCCCGGGTGAAGTGGGACGTCGGGCCCGGGACCCTGACCTCGGTCTCCGCCTGGCGCTTCTGGGACTGGAAGCCCGAGAACGACAGGGACTTCCTCGGCCTGTCCATCGTCCGAAGGTCCCAGAACCCCTCCCAACAGGACCAGTACCAGCAGGAGCTTCGTTACGATGGCTCCAGTGGCGATTTCGACTATGTCGCCGGGCTCTTCGCCTTCCATCAGCGCATCGACACCCAGGGGACGGAGGAGCAGGGCGCCAATGCAAGCCGCTGGACCCTCACCGGCGCCCTGGCGGCGAATCCCGCGGTCCTGGACGGCCTGGTCGCGCGCAACACCCAGTGGCTCACCAACACCAGCGCCGCCCTCTTCGGACAGGTCAGCTGGAGGGCGACCGAGGCCCTGACCCTGCAGCCCGGACTGCGCATCAACTACGACGAGAAGGAAGGCTACTACCAGCGGCGGGTCTTCGATGGGCAGGGAAATCCCGTTCTTTTCGGGCAGACCGATCCCATCAAGGTGGCGCAGCGGGGCGTATATGCGCCCCAGGAAAGCGCCCCGCGCTTCAGTGACTGGAACCTCAGCTACGATCTGACGGCCAGCTACCGGATCAACGGCGACGTCCTTGCCTACGCCACCTACGCCAAGGCCTTCAAGACCGGCGGGATCAACCAGAACGGCCTGCCCACGGATGCGGCGGGCAATCCCATCCTGGCGGCGGGGACCATCCGTCCCGAGGACGTGAATCACCTTGAGGCGGGGCTGAAGACCCGGTTCCCTGGCCTTGACGCCATCGTCAACCTGGCCCTCTTCCGCACCGAGATCCGGGACTACCAGGCCACCGTCACCAACGGCCAGCTGGGGGTGTTGCGCGGCTACCTCGCCAACGCCGGGCGGGTGCGCAGCCAGGGTGCGGAGATCGACGCCTCCATCGCTCCGACCGCCTTCTTCAGCGCCTACGTCAACGCCGCCTGGACGGACGCCAGCTATGTCCGCTTCGTCGACGCCCCCTGCCCGCCGGAGCTCTCGGGCGGCACGACGGCCGCCGCCGGGCAGGCGCCGAGCCCGCCGGGAACCCCGGGCGGGGTCAGCCCGGCCAACTGCGACATCTCCGGGGCCCGCCTTCCCGGAGTATCCGAGTGGTCCTTCACCTTTGGCGCCGAGACCCGCCGGCCTGTGGCGCTCTTCGGCCGGTAG